A window of the Streptomyces luomodiensis genome harbors these coding sequences:
- a CDS encoding aldo/keto reductase, giving the protein MSKVPFITLNNGVRMPQLGFGVWQVPDDEARTAVGTALEAGYRSIDTAAIYGNEEGTGKALAASGIARDELFVTTKLWNADQGYDSTLRAFDTSLAKLGLDYVDLYLIHWPLPKVDKYLDTWKAFEKIYAEGRAKAIGLSNFHPAHIQRLLSETSIVPVVDQIELHPQLQQAELRAFNARHDIATEAWSPLGQGKGLLADPTLAAIAEKHGKSPAQVVLRWHLEIGNVVIPKSVTPSRIKENIDVFDFQLDAEDLSAIDSLEAGKRLGSDPETFNAV; this is encoded by the coding sequence GTGAGCAAGGTCCCCTTCATCACCCTCAACAACGGCGTCCGGATGCCGCAGCTCGGCTTCGGCGTCTGGCAGGTACCGGACGACGAGGCGCGGACCGCGGTGGGCACCGCGCTGGAGGCCGGTTACCGCAGCATCGACACCGCCGCGATATACGGCAACGAGGAGGGCACGGGGAAGGCGCTGGCCGCGTCGGGCATCGCGCGCGACGAGCTGTTCGTCACCACCAAGCTCTGGAACGCGGACCAGGGGTACGACTCGACCCTGCGCGCCTTCGACACCTCGCTGGCCAAGCTCGGCCTGGACTATGTGGATCTCTACCTGATCCACTGGCCGCTGCCCAAGGTCGACAAGTACCTGGACACCTGGAAGGCGTTCGAGAAGATCTACGCCGAGGGCCGCGCCAAGGCCATCGGCCTGTCCAACTTCCACCCCGCCCACATCCAGCGGCTGCTCTCCGAGACCTCGATCGTCCCGGTGGTCGACCAGATCGAGCTGCACCCGCAGCTCCAGCAGGCGGAGCTGCGCGCCTTCAACGCCCGCCATGACATCGCCACCGAGGCGTGGTCCCCGCTCGGCCAGGGCAAGGGCCTGCTGGCGGACCCGACGCTCGCGGCGATCGCCGAGAAGCACGGGAAGTCCCCCGCCCAGGTGGTGCTGCGCTGGCATCTGGAGATCGGCAATGTGGTGATCCCCAAGTCCGTGACCCCGTCGCGGATCAAGGAGAACATCGACGTCTTCGACTTTCAGCTGGACGCCGAGGACCTGTCGGCGATCGACTCCCTCGAGGCCGGCAAGCGTCTGGGCTCGGACCCCGAGACCTTCAACGCGGTCTGA
- a CDS encoding AMP-dependent synthetase/ligase: MATAPQAGGLADAVFEHARSDPHRVALARKAADGRWQDVTAGQFRDEVTALARGLLAHGVRFGDRVAIMSRTRYEWTLFDFALWSLGAQSVPLYPTSSAEQVCWMLHDAGVSACVVEHEDHAMTVGSVVGRLPHLKRLWQLDAGALEELLSAGRTIEDDVVERHRLAVTPEQTATVIYTSGTTGRPKGCVITHANLMAECDNIVERYEEAFHSKRGDEAATLLFLPLAHVFGRMVEVAAIRGKVKLGHQPKLSAAALLPDLQTFQPTFILAVPYIFEKVFAAARRKAEAEGKSGVFEKAVDVAVRYAEAQEARAFGTGPGPGAALRMQHQFFDRTVYGKVRAAMGGRVRHAMSGGSGMERRLGLFFAGAGVTIYEGYGLTESTAAATANPPEQTRFGTVGVPIPGTTVHLADDGEVWVRGGQVFAGYLGDPKATDAVLRDGWLATGDLGTLDEDGYLTITGRKKEILVTSSGKSVSPVGLEERVRAHPLVAQCIVVGNDRPYIAALVTLDSEAVAHWLTMRGKPELPPGDLVHDSDLETEIRRAVVAANTTVSQAESIRTFRILAAQFSEEHGLLTPSLKLKRQAIEQAYAAEVEALYRS; encoded by the coding sequence ATGGCGACGGCGCCCCAGGCCGGAGGACTGGCGGATGCCGTCTTCGAGCACGCGCGGTCCGACCCCCACCGGGTGGCGCTGGCCCGCAAGGCGGCGGACGGCCGGTGGCAGGACGTGACCGCGGGCCAGTTCCGGGACGAGGTGACGGCGCTCGCCAGGGGGCTGCTGGCCCATGGTGTCCGGTTCGGCGACCGCGTCGCCATCATGTCCCGCACCCGCTACGAATGGACGCTCTTCGACTTTGCCCTGTGGTCCCTCGGCGCCCAGAGCGTCCCGCTCTACCCCACCTCCTCCGCCGAGCAGGTCTGCTGGATGCTGCATGACGCGGGGGTCTCGGCCTGTGTCGTGGAGCACGAGGACCACGCGATGACGGTCGGTTCGGTGGTCGGCCGGCTGCCGCATCTGAAGCGGCTGTGGCAACTGGACGCGGGGGCGCTGGAGGAACTGCTGTCGGCCGGGCGGACCATCGAGGACGATGTGGTCGAACGGCACCGGCTGGCCGTGACGCCCGAGCAGACCGCGACCGTCATCTACACCTCGGGCACCACCGGCCGCCCCAAGGGCTGTGTGATCACGCACGCCAATCTGATGGCCGAGTGCGACAACATCGTCGAGCGGTACGAGGAGGCCTTCCACTCCAAGCGGGGCGACGAGGCCGCCACCCTGCTCTTCCTGCCGCTCGCCCATGTCTTCGGCCGGATGGTGGAGGTCGCCGCCATCCGCGGCAAGGTCAAGCTCGGGCACCAGCCCAAGCTCTCGGCCGCCGCGCTGCTGCCCGATCTGCAGACCTTCCAGCCGACCTTCATCCTCGCGGTGCCCTACATCTTCGAGAAGGTGTTCGCGGCGGCCCGCCGCAAGGCCGAGGCGGAGGGCAAGTCGGGGGTGTTCGAGAAGGCCGTGGACGTGGCGGTGCGGTACGCGGAGGCGCAGGAGGCCAGGGCGTTCGGCACCGGGCCGGGCCCGGGGGCCGCGCTGCGCATGCAGCACCAGTTCTTCGACAGGACCGTGTACGGCAAGGTGCGTGCCGCGATGGGCGGCCGGGTCCGGCACGCCATGTCGGGCGGTTCGGGCATGGAGCGGCGGCTCGGTCTGTTCTTCGCGGGCGCGGGCGTCACCATCTACGAGGGGTACGGCCTCACCGAGTCCACCGCCGCCGCCACCGCCAACCCGCCCGAGCAGACCCGCTTCGGGACGGTCGGCGTGCCGATTCCCGGCACCACGGTGCACCTCGCCGACGACGGCGAGGTGTGGGTGCGCGGCGGCCAGGTCTTCGCCGGCTATCTGGGCGACCCCAAGGCGACCGACGCGGTGTTGCGCGACGGCTGGCTCGCCACCGGCGACCTGGGCACGCTGGACGAGGACGGCTATCTGACCATCACCGGGCGGAAGAAGGAGATCCTGGTGACCTCCAGCGGCAAGTCCGTCTCCCCGGTGGGCCTGGAGGAGCGGGTGCGGGCGCATCCGCTGGTCGCCCAGTGCATCGTGGTGGGCAACGACCGCCCGTACATCGCGGCGCTGGTCACGCTGGACTCGGAGGCGGTCGCGCACTGGCTGACGATGCGCGGCAAACCGGAGCTGCCGCCGGGTGACCTGGTCCATGACTCCGACCTGGAGACCGAGATCCGGCGGGCGGTGGTCGCGGCGAACACCACCGTCTCCCAGGCGGAGTCGATTCGTACCTTCCGCATACTTGCCGCGCAGTTCTCTGAGGAGCATGGTCTGCTGACGCCGTCGCTCAAATTGAAGCGACAGGCCATCGAACAGGCGTACGCCGCCGAGGTCGAGGCGCTGTACCGTTCCTGA
- a CDS encoding LysR substrate-binding domain-containing protein, with translation MYDPAQLRTFLAVSQTLSFTQAADRLGVRQSTVSQQVRKLEAAVGRQLFTRDTHGVELTEDGEAMLGFARSILEANERAASWFRGTRLRGRLRFGASEDFVVTRLPEILEGFRRDHPEVDLELTVELSGTLHERLEAGKLDLVLAKRSEERPGGQLVWRDRLVWIGAERLRLDPDRPLPLIVFPPPGLTRARALDVLERHGRSWRIVCTSGSLNGLVAAARAGLGVMAHTHGLIPPGLAPVPERAGLPDLGPVDFVLLYGRRRQDGASHAAAERLAAAILAGPVPRSGRFRAEDRYI, from the coding sequence ATGTACGACCCCGCCCAGCTCCGTACGTTTCTCGCGGTGTCCCAGACCCTCAGCTTCACCCAGGCCGCCGACCGCCTCGGGGTGCGCCAGTCCACCGTGAGCCAGCAGGTGCGCAAGCTGGAGGCGGCCGTGGGGCGGCAGCTGTTCACCCGGGACACCCACGGGGTGGAGCTGACCGAGGACGGCGAGGCGATGCTGGGGTTCGCCCGCTCCATCCTGGAGGCGAACGAGCGGGCGGCGAGCTGGTTCCGCGGCACCCGGCTGCGCGGACGGCTGCGGTTCGGCGCCTCGGAGGACTTCGTGGTGACCCGGCTGCCGGAGATCCTGGAGGGGTTCCGCCGCGATCACCCCGAGGTGGATCTGGAGCTCACCGTCGAGCTGTCGGGCACGCTGCACGAGCGGCTGGAGGCGGGCAAGCTCGATCTGGTGCTGGCCAAGCGGTCCGAGGAGCGGCCGGGGGGACAGCTGGTGTGGCGGGACCGGCTGGTGTGGATCGGCGCCGAACGGCTGCGGCTGGATCCGGACCGTCCGCTCCCCCTGATCGTCTTTCCGCCCCCGGGGCTGACCCGGGCCCGCGCCCTGGACGTGCTGGAGCGGCACGGCAGGTCATGGCGGATCGTGTGCACCAGCGGCAGTCTCAACGGCCTGGTCGCGGCGGCGCGCGCCGGGCTCGGGGTGATGGCGCACACCCATGGCCTGATTCCGCCCGGACTGGCGCCGGTGCCCGAACGGGCCGGGCTGCCCGACCTCGGCCCGGTGGATTTCGTGCTGTTGTACGGAAGGCGGCGACAGGACGGTGCCTCGCACGCCGCGGCGGAGCGGCTCGCCGCCGCGATCCTGGCGGGCCCTGTGCCGCGATCGGGAAGATTTCGTGCAGAAGACCGTTACATATGA
- a CDS encoding bile acid:sodium symporter family protein, which produces MPSPHRPHRPFPRTISLPSWLPLDGFILGLVGTVALAALLPVSGRAATVTDGATTVAVAFLFFLYGARLSTREALDGVRHWRLHLTVLVCTFVVFPVLGLAARGLVPYVLTHPLYTGLLFLCLVPSTVQSSIAFTSIARGNVAAAICAGSFSSLLGVVVTPVLVALLLGGSQGGFSADSMVKIALQLLAPFLAGQLLRRWIGGFISRHRAVLRLVDRGSVLLVVYAAFSEGMTRGIWHQVTPARLAVLLGVEAVLLTLMLTLTSYGSRKLGFVREDRITIVFAGSKKSLAAGLPMASVLFGAQASLAVLPLMLFHQMQLMVCAVLARRFAARAPEAADAEAGTEADADAPAGSGADPALTRV; this is translated from the coding sequence ATGCCCAGCCCGCACCGCCCGCACCGCCCGTTCCCGCGCACGATCTCCCTCCCTTCCTGGCTCCCCCTGGACGGTTTCATCCTCGGACTCGTCGGCACCGTGGCGCTCGCCGCGCTGCTGCCGGTCAGCGGCCGGGCCGCCACCGTCACCGACGGCGCCACCACGGTCGCGGTCGCCTTCCTCTTCTTCCTCTACGGCGCTCGGCTCTCCACCCGTGAGGCGCTGGACGGGGTGCGCCACTGGCGGCTCCACCTGACCGTGCTGGTGTGCACCTTCGTCGTCTTCCCGGTCCTCGGCCTGGCCGCCCGCGGCCTGGTGCCGTACGTGCTGACGCACCCGCTCTACACCGGGCTGCTCTTCCTGTGCCTGGTGCCCTCCACGGTCCAGTCCTCCATCGCCTTCACCTCGATCGCCCGGGGCAATGTCGCCGCCGCGATCTGCGCGGGCTCCTTCTCCAGCCTGCTCGGCGTGGTCGTCACCCCGGTGCTGGTCGCGCTGCTGCTGGGCGGCAGCCAGGGCGGCTTCTCGGCCGACTCCATGGTCAAGATCGCGCTTCAGCTGCTGGCCCCCTTCCTCGCCGGTCAGCTGCTGCGCCGCTGGATCGGCGGCTTCATCTCCCGGCACCGGGCGGTGCTGCGCCTGGTGGACCGGGGCTCGGTGCTGCTCGTGGTCTACGCGGCGTTCAGCGAGGGCATGACCCGGGGCATCTGGCACCAGGTCACCCCGGCCCGGCTGGCCGTCCTGCTCGGCGTCGAGGCGGTCCTCCTCACACTGATGCTCACCCTCACCTCGTACGGCTCGCGCAAGCTCGGCTTCGTCCGCGAGGACCGGATCACGATCGTCTTCGCGGGGTCGAAGAAGAGTCTGGCGGCCGGGTTGCCGATGGCGAGCGTGCTCTTCGGCGCCCAGGCGAGCCTGGCGGTGCTGCCGCTGATGCTCTTCCACCAGATGCAGCTGATGGTCTGCGCGGTGCTGGCCCGCCGCTTCGCGGCGCGGGCGCCGGAAGCGGCGGATGCGGAGGCGGGGACCGAGGCGGATGCGGACGCGCCGGCGGGGTCCGGTGCGGACCCCGCGCTGACCCGCGTCTAG
- a CDS encoding sialidase family protein has protein sequence MASVLRTRPRTRPWRRRAGVLLTAAALALIPLPVRAADTDESVSAARTASSPDSGFDQQVLFTSAQEQGYSCFRIPAVVKAKDGTLLAFAEGRVDNCGDAGDIDLVLKRSTDGGRTWGPLQVINEGDGDTHGNPAPIVDTRTGRIMLASTYNTGRDDSQSCDVPCDRTPHLQYSDDNGATWSAPRDLSPSLLPPQWNSWYATGPVHGIQLQRGRHKGRLVFTLNTESYGGGRITDNHAALAYSDDGGDSWRIGAVDTFPLADDGTFRQKPSEMTLVERADGAIYVSGREQDGTDLGHRDYAISRDGGESFTAPFRTIPDLPTPQVQGSILRLRDPGRDGPGRLLFSAPADPDRRRTMMIRSSWDEGRTWDGVDRGTVVTTDWSGYSDMVAISRDTVGLLYEGGAVDARDEIRFARFTEDWLGPRQAPAPTTDDRAPGARSATVLGGAAVRDDGRFGGALSFDGTDDAVRVPYRTALPLGTRDFTVSLWFRYSAASGQHPFLWMGGIGTKQPQVWLRGEPGSHRIRALITTVNGFANFTSASVATGTPYNDGQWHHLALIRGGGRLSLAVDGGAPATAPDAPGTVSRTAPFGLHLGQAVDSRSRMTGDLDEFRLYARALTDTELRRVREFNAPLDGPHSGTLVRLPLDRVRSSHS, from the coding sequence ATGGCGTCAGTTCTCCGCACACGTCCCCGTACCAGACCCTGGCGCCGCCGCGCCGGTGTGCTCCTCACCGCCGCGGCGCTGGCCCTGATTCCGCTTCCGGTACGGGCCGCGGACACGGACGAATCCGTGTCCGCGGCCCGTACCGCCTCCTCCCCCGACTCCGGCTTCGACCAGCAGGTCCTCTTCACGTCCGCCCAGGAGCAGGGGTACTCCTGCTTCCGTATCCCCGCGGTCGTCAAAGCGAAGGACGGCACCCTGCTCGCCTTCGCCGAGGGCCGGGTCGACAACTGCGGTGACGCCGGGGACATCGATCTGGTCCTCAAGCGCTCCACCGACGGCGGCCGCACCTGGGGCCCGCTCCAGGTGATCAACGAGGGCGACGGTGACACCCATGGCAACCCCGCGCCCATCGTGGACACCCGCACCGGTCGCATCATGCTCGCCAGCACCTACAACACCGGCCGCGACGACTCCCAGAGCTGCGACGTCCCCTGTGACCGCACCCCGCATCTCCAGTACAGCGACGACAACGGCGCCACCTGGTCGGCCCCGCGCGATCTGAGCCCCTCGCTGCTGCCGCCCCAGTGGAACTCCTGGTACGCCACCGGCCCCGTCCACGGCATCCAGCTCCAGCGCGGCCGGCACAAGGGCCGGCTGGTCTTCACCCTCAACACCGAGAGCTACGGCGGCGGCCGGATCACCGACAACCACGCCGCGCTCGCCTACAGCGACGACGGCGGCGACAGCTGGCGCATCGGCGCGGTGGACACCTTCCCGCTCGCGGACGACGGCACGTTCCGCCAGAAGCCGTCCGAGATGACGCTGGTGGAGCGGGCCGACGGAGCGATCTACGTCAGCGGGCGGGAGCAGGACGGCACCGACCTCGGCCACCGCGACTACGCCATCAGCCGCGACGGCGGTGAGAGCTTCACCGCGCCCTTCCGCACCATCCCCGATCTGCCCACTCCCCAGGTGCAGGGGTCGATCCTGCGGCTGCGCGACCCCGGCCGCGACGGTCCCGGCCGGCTGCTCTTCTCCGCCCCCGCCGATCCCGACCGGCGCCGCACCATGATGATCCGCTCCTCCTGGGACGAGGGCCGCACCTGGGACGGTGTCGATCGCGGCACGGTGGTCACCACCGACTGGTCCGGCTACTCCGACATGGTCGCGATCTCGCGGGACACGGTGGGGCTGCTGTACGAGGGCGGTGCGGTGGACGCCCGGGACGAGATCCGCTTCGCCCGGTTCACCGAGGACTGGCTGGGCCCCCGGCAGGCGCCCGCCCCCACCACCGACGACCGCGCGCCCGGCGCCCGGTCCGCGACCGTGCTCGGCGGTGCGGCGGTGCGCGACGACGGCCGTTTCGGCGGCGCGCTGTCCTTCGACGGCACGGACGACGCCGTACGCGTCCCGTACCGCACCGCCCTGCCGCTCGGCACCCGCGACTTCACCGTGAGCCTGTGGTTCCGCTACTCCGCCGCCTCCGGGCAGCATCCGTTCCTGTGGATGGGCGGCATCGGCACCAAACAGCCGCAGGTCTGGCTGCGCGGTGAGCCCGGGAGTCACCGGATCCGGGCGCTGATCACCACGGTCAACGGCTTCGCGAACTTCACCAGCGCCTCGGTCGCCACCGGCACCCCGTACAACGACGGGCAGTGGCACCACCTGGCCCTGATCCGCGGCGGCGGACGGCTCTCCCTCGCCGTGGACGGCGGCGCCCCGGCCACCGCCCCCGACGCCCCGGGCACCGTGAGCCGCACCGCGCCCTTCGGCCTCCACCTCGGCCAGGCCGTGGACAGCCGCTCCCGGATGACCGGCGACCTGGACGAGTTCCGCCTCTACGCCCGCGCGCTGACCGACACCGAACTGCGCCGGGTCCGCGAGTTCAACGCCCCGCTCGACGGTCCCCACTCGGGCACCCTGGTCCGCCTCCCCCTGGACCGCGTGCGGTCCTCCCACAGCTGA
- a CDS encoding serine hydrolase domain-containing protein produces the protein MTAATAAAPARAATAVCLAVAALVAAAPPPSHTARLAQDADAVHRAGAVGVAAVLDTSSGTATAHSGTADTRTGRPMRPDDHYRAGSTLKTFVATVVLQLVGEGRLSLGDPVDRWLPGVVSGHGNDGRRITVRMLLQHTSGVPNVTRLPELLPALYSADGYYRNRFRHYTAEELVAAAVRQAPDFEPGTGYRYSNTGYVLAGMIIEKVTGRGWRAEVRDRLIRPLGLTGTSLPGDAPVLPAPYARGYHTYAEGGGGPVDTTLFNGTAADAAGDLVTTPRDVNRLFTALLTGRLLRPAELDEMRRTVPMPEEPGRRVGLGLETTPLSCGGFYWHHGGNALGYSSENGITTDGRRAVTVATNSFDEADEGRQDAADQAVKELIDHALCGRSAAP, from the coding sequence GTGACCGCGGCCACCGCGGCCGCCCCCGCCCGCGCGGCCACCGCCGTCTGCCTGGCCGTCGCCGCGCTGGTGGCGGCCGCGCCGCCGCCGTCGCACACCGCACGGCTCGCCCAGGACGCCGATGCGGTCCACCGGGCCGGGGCGGTCGGGGTGGCGGCCGTCCTGGACACCTCGTCCGGCACGGCCACCGCCCACAGCGGCACGGCCGACACCCGCACGGGGCGCCCCATGCGGCCCGATGACCACTACCGGGCGGGCAGCACGCTGAAGACCTTCGTCGCCACCGTCGTTCTCCAACTCGTGGGCGAGGGGCGGCTGTCGCTGGGCGATCCGGTGGACCGGTGGCTGCCGGGCGTGGTGAGCGGCCACGGCAACGACGGCCGCCGGATCACCGTACGGATGCTGCTCCAGCACACCAGCGGGGTACCCAACGTCACCCGGCTCCCCGAGCTGCTCCCCGCCCTGTACTCGGCGGACGGCTACTACCGGAACCGGTTCCGGCACTACACGGCCGAGGAGCTGGTCGCCGCCGCGGTGCGGCAGGCCCCGGACTTCGAGCCGGGCACCGGCTACCGCTACTCCAACACCGGCTATGTCCTCGCCGGAATGATCATCGAGAAGGTCACCGGGCGCGGCTGGCGCGCGGAGGTGCGCGACCGGCTCATCCGGCCGCTGGGGCTCACCGGCACCTCCCTGCCGGGCGACGCCCCGGTGCTTCCCGCTCCTTACGCCCGCGGCTACCACACCTACGCGGAGGGCGGCGGGGGCCCGGTCGACACCACGCTGTTCAACGGCACGGCGGCGGACGCCGCGGGCGACCTGGTCACCACCCCACGCGACGTCAACCGCCTGTTCACCGCGCTCCTCACCGGACGGCTGCTGCGCCCCGCCGAACTGGACGAGATGCGGCGCACCGTGCCGATGCCCGAAGAGCCGGGGCGCCGCGTGGGCCTGGGCCTGGAGACCACCCCGCTGAGCTGCGGTGGCTTCTACTGGCACCACGGCGGCAACGCCCTGGGCTACAGCAGTGAGAATGGCATCACCACGGATGGCCGCCGGGCCGTGACCGTCGCGACGAACAGCTTCGACGAGGCGGACGAGGGACGGCAGGACGCCGCGGACCAGGCGGTGAAGGAGCTGATCGACCACGCGCTGTGCGGGCGCTCGGCGGCGCCATGA
- a CDS encoding serine hydrolase domain-containing protein, whose translation MNASTKRPRLRFATAAAVAAALVGGAAAVPAAATGAPATAASAGSSAGHRLTEDELRREVARTLKDAGFIGITVEVRDGHRRIHARAGEAELNTGRPMPYGAHYRAASVTKSFVATVVLQLVAEGRLSLSDPVDRWLPGVVSGNGNDGRRITVRNLLQHTSGIHNYSYSDDTGDSAEDFERTRFDHVSPEQVVAGAVKHQPDFPPASADDPEPDWNYSNPGYVLAGMIIQKVTGHTWPQEVRDRIIRPLGLTGTYEPGDDPRLQGPYAHTYQRFPGSGTWTDTTLRNVSWGGAAGSLISTDRDLDRFFTALLSGRLLPPAQLAEMRRTVPVAEDFEVAFPHLQYGLGMMRQPLSCGGYRWGHGGDLEGATVRTGFAEGGRRSVTISSSGKTADDEQVLRAEGALQGLIDRVLCGGAR comes from the coding sequence ATGAACGCATCCACGAAACGCCCTCGCTTACGGTTCGCCACGGCCGCCGCCGTGGCCGCCGCCCTCGTCGGCGGAGCGGCCGCCGTCCCGGCCGCCGCCACCGGAGCGCCCGCCACCGCCGCGTCCGCAGGCTCGTCCGCCGGCCACCGGCTCACCGAGGACGAGCTGCGCCGCGAGGTGGCCCGGACGCTGAAGGACGCCGGTTTCATCGGCATCACGGTGGAGGTGCGCGACGGCCACCGCCGGATCCACGCGCGTGCGGGCGAGGCCGAGCTGAACACGGGCCGTCCCATGCCGTACGGGGCGCACTACCGGGCCGCGAGCGTCACCAAGTCCTTCGTGGCCACGGTCGTCCTCCAGCTGGTCGCCGAGGGACGGCTGTCGCTGAGCGATCCGGTGGACCGGTGGCTGCCGGGCGTGGTGAGCGGCAACGGCAACGACGGCCGCCGGATCACCGTACGGAATCTGCTCCAGCACACCAGCGGCATCCACAACTACTCCTACAGCGACGACACCGGCGACTCGGCGGAGGACTTCGAGCGGACCCGGTTCGACCATGTCTCCCCGGAGCAGGTGGTGGCCGGGGCGGTGAAGCACCAGCCCGACTTCCCGCCCGCTTCCGCCGACGACCCCGAGCCCGACTGGAACTACTCCAACCCCGGCTATGTGCTCGCCGGGATGATCATCCAGAAGGTCACCGGGCACACGTGGCCGCAGGAGGTCCGCGACCGCATCATCCGCCCGCTGGGCCTGACCGGTACTTACGAGCCCGGGGACGATCCGCGGCTCCAGGGCCCGTACGCGCATACGTACCAGCGCTTCCCCGGCTCCGGCACCTGGACGGACACCACGCTCCGCAATGTCTCCTGGGGTGGTGCGGCCGGTTCGCTCATCAGCACCGACCGCGATCTGGACCGGTTCTTCACCGCGCTGCTGAGCGGCCGTCTGCTGCCCCCGGCGCAGCTCGCCGAGATGCGCCGCACGGTCCCCGTCGCGGAGGACTTCGAGGTGGCGTTCCCTCACCTCCAGTACGGGCTCGGGATGATGCGGCAGCCGCTCAGCTGCGGCGGCTACCGCTGGGGCCACGGCGGCGATCTCGAAGGGGCCACGGTGCGCACCGGCTTCGCCGAGGGCGGGCGGCGCTCGGTGACCATCAGCAGCAGCGGCAAGACCGCCGACGACGAGCAGGTGCTCAGGGCCGAAGGCGCCCTCCAGGGCCTCATCGACCGCGTGCTGTGCGGCGGCGCGCGATGA
- the fdhD gene encoding formate dehydrogenase accessory sulfurtransferase FdhD, translating to MGRVTERRRVIRIRDGAVSTRPDTLVAEEPLEIRLNGKPLAITMRTPGDDFALAAGFLVSEGVLGRAEELANIVYCAGATEDGSNTYNVVDVKLAPGVPVPDITLERNVYTTSSCGLCGKASLDAVRTTARWPLGDDREDSEDSGGSEGSAVRIEPETLSALPDRLRAAQRVFDRTGGLHAAGLFTPDGELLDLREDVGRHNAVDKLVGRALQQGLLPLSGSVLMVSGRASFELAQKAVMAGIPVLAAVSAPSSLAVDLAAETGLTLVGFLRGTSMNVYAGEHRLALRTAVGGA from the coding sequence ATGGGACGGGTCACCGAGCGACGCCGCGTCATCCGCATCCGGGACGGGGCGGTCAGCACCCGGCCGGACACCCTCGTGGCGGAGGAGCCGCTGGAGATCCGGCTGAACGGCAAACCGCTGGCGATCACCATGCGCACACCGGGCGACGACTTCGCCCTCGCCGCCGGGTTCCTGGTGAGCGAGGGCGTCCTCGGGCGCGCGGAGGAACTGGCGAACATCGTCTACTGCGCGGGCGCGACCGAGGACGGTTCCAACACCTACAACGTGGTGGACGTGAAGCTCGCCCCGGGCGTGCCCGTCCCGGACATCACCCTCGAGCGCAACGTCTATACGACGTCGTCCTGCGGGCTGTGCGGCAAGGCCAGCCTGGACGCGGTGCGGACGACCGCGCGCTGGCCGCTCGGGGACGACCGCGAAGATTCTGAGGACTCTGGCGGCTCTGAAGGCTCTGCGGTGCGGATCGAGCCGGAGACGCTCTCCGCGCTCCCGGACCGGCTCCGCGCGGCGCAGCGCGTCTTCGACCGGACCGGCGGGCTGCACGCGGCCGGGCTGTTCACCCCGGACGGTGAGCTGCTGGACCTGCGGGAGGACGTGGGCCGGCACAACGCGGTGGACAAGCTGGTGGGACGGGCGCTCCAGCAGGGTCTGCTGCCGCTGTCGGGCTCGGTGCTGATGGTCTCCGGGCGCGCCTCCTTCGAGCTGGCGCAGAAGGCGGTGATGGCGGGGATCCCGGTGCTGGCGGCGGTGTCCGCGCCGTCCTCGCTGGCGGTGGACCTGGCGGCGGAGACGGGGCTGACCCTGGTCGGCTTCCTCCGCGGCACCTCGATGAACGTGTACGCGGGTGAGCACCGGCTCGCCCTGCGGACAGCGGTCGGCGGGGCCTGA